The DNA window ATTGACAATGAGACAGAGATCGTGTTTTTGGAGGAACGGAATATCTTTTGTGGATCATACAATGTTCTAATCCTCACCGCGCAGTAAGTCgctggatttcccctcacttcctgtagaGTTTCATACATAAATAAGTGACTGTTTGAAATTTCCCCAATCCAGAGGCGATCCGCACAGGGTAATCCATTTTGACGGGGGGCAGTTGGTTGTTGCTGGTTCTACAGACCGGAAGGTGAAGCTGTACAATATGGCGGAGATGGCTCAGGTTCCTCCTCTCATTCAAGGGCACAGCGGAAGCATTCGCGTTGTCCATCTATGTGAAGAAAGAGATTTTGTGTTCAGCGGAGGATTCGATCTCAGTATTAGGtgagaaatgtatttataccATGAAAATTCAATACGAACAGGGTGCATGTAACTCAACCCAAGAAGAGCTCACTGCCGCTTTACGTGAGTCTGCAAATGTATGCTGCaatttggtggtggtgggggtcaCCTGTCACACATACATTGTGTATCATCATACATTCTTGTTCAGGCAGTGGAACCTCCATACCGGGCTTTGCCTCCGAATCTTCCATGGGCACATGAAGACCATCACATGTCTGGATGTAGAGGGCGATGTGCTGGTCTCCGGCGCAAAGGACGGCCATGTCAAAGGTCAGCTGGGACATTTAGCTAGACTGGGAATTCTAGAATTCTGgagattaaagaggacctgtactgtgcAAGCTGTGGCCAAATATGGCAAACATAGGATAGAGGACCAGTCCCTGGTGTTGTCTTTGGCCCCTACAGCTTGGAAAGGGTTTTGGTTCTTCATTTCAGAGCTGATGACTGGTGGTGCCCAAGGAAAACAGAATACACTAGTGCTTGACTCCACCTATTGAACATTTCATGTGACTAGGATTTTCCTTTTCATTGGACTAAAATGAAGTCAGAACCCCTCCCCTGCTTAAAATGTTCTACTTTAGCCTGTGACCTTCCCAGAAGTCCAGGGCTTACAAATACCATTGCACCACCACTTTACCCCCTTTACCCCAGCACCTCTTCACAGGAAAtgccatgtatttttttccccccttagTATGGAATATCGCTACCGGAAAATGCTTGAGGACCTTCAAGCACAAAGATGCCATCCTGGCAGTCAGAATGAAGAATCAGATGGTGATCAGCGGCTGTGAGAAGGGGATGGTGAAGATCTGGAACAATGAATCCGCTCAGCTAATTAAGGTAATGAAGTTACCGTGAGTCAGTGCCAACCACAAAGCTTGCCAGGGCCACTGCCAGCATGCTCATACCAGCACTGGTATATGGATTTGTGTTCATTCCCATTCTCATAGTTTAGCAACAGAGATTCACCATGATGTTATCTTTCACACACAATAAATCAGTATATAGGTCATTCCTCATAAATTGAAGCACCAGAAATTGCCCTCAAATCTTTACTTTGAAATCTCTTTTCTTCTTTAGACCTTAATAGGCCACCAGGGAGCAATAAAGTGTCTTTCCTTTGACCAATGGCACTTGGTATCAGGTGGTGCAGATGGATATGCCATGGCCTGGAGCATGCTGGGGAACTTTCAGAAGCGACTGATGACCTTTAGACATCCAAAGTAAGGGATGCatgttttacaaagttacaatgttgcaatttgaTTACTTTGGGGGAGGAGACTGTGAAAGTGCTTCTTCCTGCCTGTAGCAGAGTGGTGatgtcatctcagcctaggcacagTCACTGGACTGCTTTTTTTACAACAGAACTCAATTCATGCATACTTGTAGTTACTGACAaatccactttattttttttctagggagGTGACGTGTTTAGAGTTCCTCTACCTCAGAGTCATTACTGGCTGTGCCGACGGCAAAATCCGTGTGTTCAACTTCCTGAATGGAGACTGCCTCCGTGTCATGAGGGCCAATAGCAGAGCAGACCCGGTGGCTACCATGTGCATTCGGGATAACAGGTGACATTTGCGTCCTTACATGTGACAACAGGCAGTGATCATTACTGTACAATGTGGTCCTGTGACCTCTCTTTCTTCTGCCCTTCGTCTGCAGGATGGTAATCAATGTATTGACCAGCATCATGATCTTCCAATTCGAAGAAGTGTCCTGGGATTACTCACAGACCTCAGAACGAGTGGATGCCATGAAGGAGCGGGAAAGGTTCCACTCTGCCCCCATGCGGGTCCGGCCTTACAGCTATGTGCGAGCGCAGAGAATGAAACGTGTTGGGTCCAGCAACAGAAAGATCTACCAGATGGATGAGGAGGAAGACAAGGAGGAGGCCAAGACTCATCTGTCCCACCACGCGCGTAGTCTGTCCGCCAGAAGCGTAAAGAGAGCTCATGGTATTGTGATGTGTTTCCATAGTAAGCTTAACTATAATGGGATTGGCCCTGGATAGGGCAACAGGGGTCCTTATGTGGCAGGTGAATCAGCTTCTAGTTAATAGTCTTCAAACTCCAAATGTTAGGGGACCATACCTGACAAAATTTGGATGGTCTGACATGCCTCGATAGTATTAAGGGTGCAAACACAAACCATCAGGCCATTTTATCAGACCACCGGGGCTCCTAACTTATCAGACCTAGGACAACCAACCGTTCATTGTCAGGGTTTGAGCACCAAGCAAGAAGGTAAAGACCCAATTGACCAAGTTGCAAAGTCAGTTCCCAAGGCCAAGTTGGACCAAAGAGTAGGAAAGGACTGTTGTTGTTGCTGCCTTCCCATTTTACTTTGCTGGTGCATAGATAACTGACCATGATTGGTGCATGGACAACTTTGACTGGTGCATGGGTAACTTGTGCATGGACAACTGACCATGTTTAGTACACCAACTAACCAGGATTGGTGAATGGACAGCTGACTGTAACTGGTGGATAGACAGCTGGCCAAGCACAATTGGGGTTTGAACACCTCTTGAAGAAGAGGTCCAAGGTGAAGACCCCATTTCCTAAGGTATGTGATCACCTGTCAAAGCCAGGTTGAACCAATGTTGTACAACCATTGTAAGTTGTAAACCAACATAGCTACTACCTCGATTCTTCCCATAATGGCTTTGCTGGTGCATGAACAACTGACCAAGAGGAGGTCTCAGATGAAGACCCCATTTCCCCAGGTGTGTAATCACCTGTCAAGGCCAGGCTGGACCAAAGTATAACTACAGGTATGCTGAAAACCAACATGGCTGCTTCTTGCATTCTTCCCAAAATCCTTCACCGGTGCATGGACTGATGCATGACTGATGCATAGACAACTGGATAAGTGACCATGCATGGTTGGTGTTAGAACACTGAGTAAGGACAGGTTGAAGGTCATGACCTTATTGATGTTACTACGCCTTTGTGATATGATGATGATAATTTTTGATGATAATAAACTGTTCTTTTTTCCTTAGATCTGCATATGAAGTCCCTGAAGCCGGTGACTTGGCCTGAGCTTACAACGTACCGTAGAAGTTTCGCATACATTGACTTACAGCCTGAATTCTTTAAAAAGCCTCCGTCAGCGTCCAGGCCGCAAACAGCCGGACACAGCATTCCAGAGGTCTACAGCAGGGTGAGCACGGCACCGGTGATGAAGACCAAGGAGGACTCCGGTAGGGACATAACTCATGCATTAAaattgaatttgtgttttttttgtattctttctaataaaaatttgTTATACTTTTAATTGCAGATGGGGAGTCGGGTTACGGTTCTCCTGGTCGCAAATCAGCCCTTTCCAGGAGCGAAAGCGCAACCCTACATCGTATGAAAAGCCGCGGCCTTCACACTCCAATGAGCCCTAACCAAGTTCTCCTAAAAATTAGCACCATACAGAACTTACAGAAGGCTGACACAATTGGGACCAATTTGGAGCACAACTCAAGGCTCCGGGACCAATGGGGATCACCGCCCTCCAAAACTGAAGACAGAAAAGTGGTCGCCCGAAATTTCTCCCCAAAAGAGAGCCAGCAGGTGGACCTTTTAGCACTTCTTGAGTATCTAAAGTCTTCAGCTGCCCCGGTTGAGATGAGGAAAGTCATGACAGCCTTTGAAATTAGAAAGCTGAGCCTTAAAATGAACGAGTCCCTTCACGGGCCTGGAGTGCGGTCTACCATACCCGCCCCGGCCATTGTGCGGCCCCAGACCAGTTTCGGTTACGGGAAGAAACCAAAAAGCTCGGCCTTGCTGAGAAGGTCAACTTCCGCCATGGAACCCTCCACCAAGCAAATTGGCTTGTACACCAGCACTGAGTCCTTACGGCCTCTACGGATGGTCATGAGCCAACAGCAGGACAAGCCCACCCCGAAGCACAGGGTGACCGAGCAGGTTCGTTCGGCAGACCCGTACAGGGAGAGGGCCGGGTTCCAACTTCTCACCGTCAAGCAGCTGAAGGAGCTTCAAGCCAAAAAGttgctgcagcttgaagaagTGGAGGTCCTGACCCAAACTATGAAAAGCAAAGAAAGCAAGAAGGCCTGGCTGAGGAAAATCCAAGGAAAGAATATTGACAGCTTCACCAAAGAAGGAAAAATTGCTGCACCAGAATTCGGGCCCGACGTTTACCTATGACTGGGTGCCAGCTCTAAGCCGGTATAGGTAAACCAGTGCAGTTAGGGGCCTTTTTCTGTGAGCCAACTGATGGACCTACCGTAGGTGTGCATGGAGTCCACAAATGCCAAACGTTTGGAGTGGGGACACAAcagaatttgcatttctttaccaAAATTGTATGCATTTCATTGTTTGCCAAAATTGGCctttaaaaaaggcttttaacAAGTTTTGATGATTTACTGCCTGCTGGTGGAATCTGGTACTGCAGTAGAACCATAAAATATGGTTTTCTAAGGCCCCGGTCCTATGTGCTCCAGATATAGATTCGGGTATGGAgcacagaaaaatattaaatatttaactgTATAGAGTGTGTTAATAGCTTAAAGATACCCGGTCACCTGGCTGTTGGCTTGTTGCAAAATAGTTGCATGATGGAGTTGGTGACATCCAATAAATGCTGGAGGAGGGAGCAGCAGAGAATATCTGGAGAGGTAAGTATAAGGCGACTGAGGAAGGGctctaaagagaccctgttacatttctttaaacagcAAGGAGACGggtgaaaaatataatatatatacctttGTTTTATGTAGAGGCTCCTTTATATTATGGGGGGTCCTCTCAAATATGGATATATATGggttatttaaaactaaaaatgtgcaaaattgtaaataaaaagatcAAAATGCACGTTGTGTCATTTTTGTAACTTGCATTTgaaattttactaattttatcaaaatatttccaatttttttttaatttagagctGTCCGTTGCAGTACTTCCTGTTAGTCACAAGATGGCCTCAGTCTTCTGGGTAAATGATGCTCCGCACCACTCAACCTAGAAGACTGAGGACTCTGACACTGTAAAGGCAGTGTCAAAGCCCCGCCCCTGAGGAGTTTTCAATACACCACTCCTTATTTATAATATACTTGTGCATAGAGCAGCAATGACATTATAACATTATCATAGGTGGACAGGATCGTATGTTAGGGtgatttttaggaatattttttttaaacgtcctttttttattttttgttttgtctttttagatAAAAAACAATCTAAACAGAAACatgcaaatttataaaataaaatatactgttgttaaaacaagaaataaaattataaagtacgtaaaaaaaatgcaataaacgAAGTCTGTGAATAATTCCCAACTGGTAAATATTTAGGGAAAGTTACATTCACAGCCTTAAAAATTCGCCACCCTGGATGTATGATCCCAACTTACCGGTACCTGCTGTGATGATTTCCTCGCCTCACATTAGATATTCGTGGCTCCTCCCACGGCCCCGCCCTCAGTATTGGTTGTCCTTAACAGCCCCGCCCTCTCTTCTTTCCGCTCCAAGAGTGGGAGGAGATTTATCCGCGATTTACTAATACGGCCCCGCCTCTTTAAGGTGGGGCGACATACCCCGCCTTAGTTCTGTTCCTGTCACTAAGTGCACGAGCCGCGTGCACACGGAGATGCCGGAAGTGAGTCGTGTCCCGGAAGTCGGAGCTGCTCAGTGAGGTGTTATGATGCGGCAGGTGAATGAGGGGTACTGGGGGTGCTGCTCGGCATGCTCAGAATTGTGCTGTCTCTGCTGTATATTTTACCTGTGCTTCCACTGGGGAATGTCTCAGGGAATACTGAGCATTGATACCCCCACAACAGCATATAAGTGACTGGCTGGAAGAAGGTTGTGTTCGGACTAGTAGTTCTCAAACATATTAGGCGGCAGGCCAGGCTTCTGGTATCTTCTGGTAATTCTCAGGAAATGCTGGGTGTTGTAGTTTTTGGGGAACGTTTGGCAGCAGGTTTTGTTAGCTGGGACTCATAATTCTGATTGCCCTAAGTGATGTTGGGACCTGTAGTTTGCTGAGGGCACCCCTGGGGGATGTTGGGACCTTTAGTTTGCTGGGAGCAACCCAGGAGATGCTGGGACCTGTAGTTTGCTTGGGGGCACGCTGAGGATGCTGGGACCTGTAGTTTGCTGGGGGCACTCTGAGGATGCTGGGACCTATAGTTTGCTGGGGGCACTCCGGGGGATGCTGGGACCTATAGTTTTCTGGGGGCACTCCGGGGGATGCTGGGACCTATAGTTTTCTGGGGACACTCTGAGGATGCTGGGATCTATAGTTTGCTGGGGGCACTCCGGGGGATGCTGGGACCGGTAGTTTGCTGGGGGCACTCCGGGGGATGCTGGGACCGGTAGTTTGCTGGGGGCACTCCGGGGGATGCTGGGACCGGTAGTTTGCTGGGGGCACTCCAGAGGATGCTGGGACCTGTAGTTTCCAGGGAATGCTGGTACTTGTAGTTTGCTGAGACACCCAGGGGGATGCTGGGACTTGTAGAATAATGAggattttgtaataatattaataaataagtgTTCCTGTGATAGGTGGAGCTCCTCATCCCTCCCATCATTCCCCTCCTCTGGGTTCTCGGTGTTGCCTCCACATGTCTTGCCTTTGCAGTTCTCATCAATAGGTTTGGATCATCCTCGGGATTAAGTTTCTTCTTCGTGGCACTCCGCACACTCAGTCATATGTGATCACATGTTCCCTGAGCCTGCAGACCCAGAAGTGTCATGTGTGATCATGTGTTCTGGTCTTTTAGCCTCGGCAGTGTCCTGTGTGGTCACATGTTCTCTGAACCCATAGACCCAGCAGTCATGTATGGTACCATTCCCAGCACCTGAACAGCCCAATCATGTCATGTGTGGTCACATGTCCCATGGATTCACAGACCCAGCAGCATCCTGTTTGTTCACGTTTCCTGAAATGGTGTCATTTGTCCTGGTCTCGCAGTCCCAGTAGTTCGATGTGCTGTCATGTTTGCCCTTTGTCGGGGAGTAAAAACCAATGATGACAAAATCCATGTATGTGAAAGTGCTGTATACCAGCCTATCCAAACATCAGACGTTGCCTTCTACAATCATCAAAACAATTGGTTGGTGGTCTGACACTCCAGCTGGAATGTCAGGCCTTGGATAAAATACCAAAGGATATTCATTGGAGAACCCCAATTATAGCAAAACATTGTATGTATCAATTTGTGTATGACCGCTGCgcttttattttgccattttctaGGACAGTATCGACGAGACGGAGGATGTCTCTCTCTTTGATGCAGATGAAGAAAACACAAGAAGaccgaaaaaaaataaaataaagtaagtgTTAACTAA is part of the Pyxicephalus adspersus chromosome 3, UCB_Pads_2.0, whole genome shotgun sequence genome and encodes:
- the FBXW10B gene encoding F-box and WD repeat domain containing protein 10B; protein product: MGAMEISEFRLQFAPDLRCKNQTSKVLLCQACETCVLAAKVAATKEWFQRAGENSQRKFLFGVIRRVNSIDLLVYVEKVLQPALGKDFTYSRSRINPSLVQDLSTTSSDRALNRQQLLQFMAEIWEWLKNGSYWTKANYTLLLLQMCSPHLLHNVANLIHVLIVRQRQREDSQKETFRADGLVQSEENDYTVQDDPTLMVVPTSFQSISGVRKYKDFIQCLPVYLSKKILGYLKKKHLFSCLFVSHHWYSLTKELFLDLEAERLVRNEAMILQGTSYKGVSVSYAKVQPVPVPKVGDSGNVLPRLEKYYKDVKSGESVEAAYIDNETEIVFLEERNIFCGSYNVLILTAQGDPHRVIHFDGGQLVVAGSTDRKVKLYNMAEMAQVPPLIQGHSGSIRVVHLCEERDFVFSGGFDLSIRQWNLHTGLCLRIFHGHMKTITCLDVEGDVLVSGAKDGHVKVWNIATGKCLRTFKHKDAILAVRMKNQMVISGCEKGMVKIWNNESAQLIKTLIGHQGAIKCLSFDQWHLVSGGADGYAMAWSMLGNFQKRLMTFRHPKEVTCLEFLYLRVITGCADGKIRVFNFLNGDCLRVMRANSRADPVATMCIRDNRMVINVLTSIMIFQFEEVSWDYSQTSERVDAMKERERFHSAPMRVRPYSYVRAQRMKRVGSSNRKIYQMDEEEDKEEAKTHLSHHARSLSARSVKRAHDLHMKSLKPVTWPELTTYRRSFAYIDLQPEFFKKPPSASRPQTAGHSIPEVYSRVSTAPVMKTKEDSDGESGYGSPGRKSALSRSESATLHRMKSRGLHTPMSPNQVLLKISTIQNLQKADTIGTNLEHNSRLRDQWGSPPSKTEDRKVVARNFSPKESQQVDLLALLEYLKSSAAPVEMRKVMTAFEIRKLSLKMNESLHGPGVRSTIPAPAIVRPQTSFGYGKKPKSSALLRRSTSAMEPSTKQIGLYTSTESLRPLRMVMSQQQDKPTPKHRVTEQVRSADPYRERAGFQLLTVKQLKELQAKKLLQLEEVEVLTQTMKSKESKKAWLRKIQGKNIDSFTKEGKIAAPEFGPDVYL